DNA from Candidatus Cloacimonadota bacterium:
ACTTCAATATCATCAACTCTTTCAAATTGTTTATCACTCGAAATAACAGGAATATTCAGCCATTTTGCAGTAGCCAGAATTAATCTATCGTGTAGTTCTTTAAATTCGATAGTTTCTGCAACTTCTAAGATTTCGGGAGTTAAATCGAGAATTGTATAATTTATCGATGAATTTATTTTTGATATTGTATATTTCAAACTCAAATTGATCCTGTTCTTTTCAGAAAGATATAATATTTCCATTAGACTAATAACAGAAATCATAAATTTATTATTTGAAATGGCTTTTAGAATTTTTTTTGCCTTTTTTCCGGTTTTTCCAATATCTGTAAAATGCCGAATAATTGTTACTGTATCGAGAAGGTATTCCATTAATATTTCCTTTTTAAAACAGCATCTTTTATTTCTTTTCTGGCATTTTTCAGTTCAGATTCTATGTCTGTTATCTTTTCGAATCCAATATCTTTCCAAATTCCTCGTAAATTCATTATCTTTGGTTTTGCAGTTCGAGATTGTGTTAAAATTTTATCAAATATTC
Protein-coding regions in this window:
- a CDS encoding PIN domain-containing protein, which gives rise to MEYLLDTVTIIRHFTDIGKTGKKAKKILKAISNNKFMISVISLMEILYLSEKNRINLSLKYTISKINSSINYTILDLTPEILEVAETIEFKELHDRLILATAKWLNIPVISSDKQFERVDDIEVIWD